In the genome of Streptomyces racemochromogenes, one region contains:
- the uvrC gene encoding excinuclease ABC subunit UvrC, giving the protein MADPSSYRPEPGQVPDSPGVYKFRDEHRRVIYVGKAKSLRQRLANYFQDIAGLHPRTATMVTTAASVEWTVVSTEVEALQLEYSWIKEFDPRFNVKYRDDKSYPSLAVTMNEEYPRVQVMRGPKKKGVRYFGPYGHAWAIRETVDLMLRVFPVRTCSAGVFKRSAQIGRPCLLGYIGKCSAPCVGRVTPEDHRELAEDFCDFMAGRTGTYLSRLEKQMHEAAEEMEYEKAARLRDDIGALRRAMEKNAVVLADATDADLIAVAEDELEAAVQIFHVRGGRVRGQRGWVTDKVEAVDTAGLVEHALQQLYGEEKGEAVPKEVLVPALPEDAPALSQWLAGRRGSGVSLRIPQRGDKKALMETVHRNAQQSLVLHKTKRASDLTTRSRALEEIAVALELDGAPLRIECFDISHLQGDDVVASMVVFEDGLARKSEYRRFQVKGFEGQDDVRSMHEVVSRRFRRYLQEKLKTGEWDAEDGEVPEEDGRPKRFAYPPQLVVVDGGQPQVAAAKRALEELGIDDVAVCGLAKRLEEVWLPGEDDPVVLPRTSEGLYLLQRVRDEAHRFAIQYQRNKRGKRLKAGPLDEVPGLGESRKLALLKHFGSVKKLRQATIDQICEVPGIGRKTAETVAAALAGAVPAGPAVNTATGEIIEDEASAPAETSSERGTAP; this is encoded by the coding sequence ATGGCCGACCCTTCCAGCTACCGTCCCGAGCCCGGGCAGGTCCCCGACTCCCCGGGGGTCTACAAGTTCCGCGACGAACACCGCCGAGTGATCTACGTCGGGAAGGCCAAGAGCCTGCGCCAGCGCCTGGCGAACTACTTCCAGGACATCGCCGGCCTGCACCCCCGTACCGCCACCATGGTCACCACGGCCGCCTCCGTCGAGTGGACCGTCGTGTCCACCGAGGTCGAGGCCCTCCAGCTCGAATACTCCTGGATCAAGGAGTTCGACCCCCGGTTCAACGTCAAGTACCGCGACGACAAGAGCTACCCCTCCCTCGCCGTGACGATGAACGAGGAGTACCCCCGCGTCCAGGTCATGCGCGGGCCCAAGAAGAAGGGCGTGCGCTACTTCGGCCCGTACGGGCACGCCTGGGCGATCCGCGAGACCGTCGACCTCATGCTGCGCGTCTTCCCGGTGCGCACCTGTTCCGCCGGGGTGTTCAAGCGGTCCGCCCAGATCGGCCGCCCCTGCCTGCTCGGCTACATCGGCAAGTGCTCCGCGCCCTGCGTCGGCCGGGTCACGCCCGAGGACCACCGGGAACTCGCCGAGGACTTCTGCGACTTCATGGCGGGCCGCACCGGCACCTACCTCTCCCGGCTGGAGAAGCAGATGCACGAGGCCGCCGAGGAGATGGAGTACGAGAAGGCCGCCCGGCTGCGCGACGACATAGGCGCCCTGCGCCGCGCCATGGAGAAGAACGCGGTCGTCCTCGCCGACGCCACCGACGCCGACCTCATCGCGGTCGCCGAGGACGAGCTGGAGGCGGCCGTGCAGATCTTCCACGTCCGCGGCGGCCGGGTCCGCGGCCAGCGCGGCTGGGTCACCGACAAGGTCGAGGCCGTCGACACCGCCGGGCTCGTCGAGCACGCCCTCCAGCAGCTGTACGGGGAGGAGAAGGGCGAGGCCGTCCCCAAGGAGGTGCTCGTACCGGCGCTGCCCGAGGACGCGCCCGCCCTGAGCCAGTGGCTCGCCGGGCGGCGCGGGTCCGGCGTCAGCCTGCGCATCCCGCAGCGCGGGGACAAGAAGGCGCTGATGGAGACCGTCCACCGCAACGCCCAGCAGTCCCTCGTCCTGCACAAGACCAAGCGCGCCAGCGACCTCACCACCCGCTCCCGGGCCCTGGAGGAGATCGCCGTCGCCCTGGAGCTGGACGGCGCGCCGCTGCGCATCGAGTGCTTCGACATCTCCCACCTCCAGGGTGACGACGTCGTGGCGTCCATGGTCGTCTTCGAGGACGGACTCGCCCGCAAGAGCGAGTACCGCCGGTTCCAGGTCAAGGGCTTCGAGGGGCAGGACGACGTCCGCTCCATGCACGAGGTCGTCTCCCGCCGCTTCCGCCGCTACCTCCAGGAGAAGCTGAAGACGGGCGAGTGGGACGCCGAGGACGGGGAGGTCCCCGAGGAGGACGGACGCCCCAAGCGCTTCGCGTACCCGCCGCAGCTCGTCGTCGTCGACGGCGGGCAGCCCCAGGTCGCGGCCGCCAAGCGGGCCCTGGAGGAGCTCGGCATCGACGACGTGGCCGTGTGCGGGCTCGCCAAGCGGCTGGAGGAGGTCTGGCTGCCCGGCGAGGACGACCCCGTCGTGCTGCCCCGCACCAGCGAGGGCCTCTACCTGCTCCAGCGGGTACGTGACGAAGCCCACCGCTTCGCCATCCAGTACCAGCGCAACAAGCGCGGAAAGCGCCTGAAGGCGGGCCCGCTGGACGAGGTCCCCGGCCTCGGCGAGAGCCGCAAGCTGGCCCTGCTGAAGCACTTCGGTTCGGTGAAGAAGCTGAGACAGGCGACAATCGACCAGATCTGCGAGGTCCCGGGCATAGGCCGCAAGACGGCGGAGACCGTGGCCGCCGCCCTCGCCGGGGCGGTTCCCGCCGGTCCTGCCGTCAACACGGCGACAGGAGAGATCATTGAGGACGAGGCCTCCGCACCTGCGGAGACATCGTCCGAACGGGGGACCGCGCCATGA
- a CDS encoding alpha/beta fold hydrolase produces the protein MEFFASYDGTTLAFRTLGAGPPLLCLPGGPGRAADYLGDLGGLSAHRTLILPDTRGTGASAMPADLATCRVDRLVADVEALRRHLGLERLDLLGHSAGGSLAMLYAAAHPDRLAGLTLVTPSFAAVGLPSDTGVAEVIAARAAEPWHADAAVAHRRMRTARTFAEAARYRFAFEPLMYGRWDDAARAHAAADPAQRSLPVSEHYYKDYVPDTEDLRGRLGALPCPVLLLAGELDLWPTARSARDAASLFPRAVLAVQPGAGHYPWLDDPGAFAATVEAFLAGRRAGSDAAPTPSPR, from the coding sequence ATGGAGTTCTTCGCCTCGTACGACGGCACGACGCTCGCCTTCCGCACGCTCGGCGCCGGGCCGCCACTGCTCTGCCTCCCCGGTGGCCCCGGCCGCGCCGCCGACTACCTCGGCGACCTGGGCGGCCTGTCCGCCCACCGCACCCTGATCCTGCCCGACACGCGCGGTACCGGCGCCTCCGCGATGCCCGCCGACCTGGCCACGTGCCGGGTCGACCGGCTGGTGGCCGACGTCGAGGCGCTCCGCCGCCACCTGGGCCTGGAACGCCTCGACCTGCTCGGCCACTCCGCCGGCGGCAGCCTGGCCATGCTCTACGCCGCCGCCCACCCCGACCGGCTGGCCGGCCTGACCCTGGTGACCCCCTCGTTCGCCGCCGTCGGACTGCCCTCCGACACCGGTGTGGCGGAGGTGATCGCCGCCCGTGCGGCGGAGCCCTGGCACGCCGACGCCGCGGTGGCGCACCGCCGGATGAGGACCGCGCGCACCTTCGCCGAGGCGGCGCGGTACCGCTTCGCCTTCGAACCGCTGATGTACGGGCGCTGGGACGACGCCGCCCGCGCGCACGCCGCCGCCGACCCCGCCCAGCGCTCGCTGCCCGTCAGCGAGCACTACTACAAGGACTACGTGCCCGACACCGAGGACCTGCGCGGGCGTCTGGGGGCCCTGCCCTGCCCCGTGCTGCTCCTCGCGGGCGAGCTGGACCTGTGGCCCACCGCCCGGTCGGCCAGGGACGCCGCGTCCCTCTTCCCCCGGGCGGTGCTCGCCGTCCAGCCGGGCGCCGGTCACTACCCCTGGCTGGACGACCCGGGGGCGTTCGCGGCGACGGTGGAGGCCTTCCTCGCCGGCCGCCGGGCCGGGAGTGACGCCGCTCCTACTCCCAGTCCCAGGTGA
- a CDS encoding papain-like cysteine protease family protein produces the protein MRNRRGRPSPAAAQTSAQTSAQTSAQTSAQTSVQTSALIAALVSALLLVLLPVGIGAGTATAAGPAADAPSAALASKRLGITMQAQQKNNWCWAAGGNTIATWFGRNYSQNQFCNAAFNRQQGTECPNNQATLGNVQTALRWAGINSGSYVTGWLQYSTVQSEINANRPIETRIQWSNGGGHMHVLYGYDTASNWVYWGDPWPSSDRYNWASHAWYVDNSTFSWTHSLYRIGA, from the coding sequence ATGCGCAACAGAAGAGGGCGGCCGTCCCCGGCCGCCGCCCAGACCTCCGCCCAGACCTCCGCCCAGACCTCCGCCCAGACCTCCGCCCAGACCTCCGTCCAGACCTCCGCCCTGATCGCCGCCCTGGTCTCCGCCCTGCTCCTCGTCCTGCTGCCCGTGGGCATCGGCGCCGGTACCGCCACCGCCGCCGGCCCGGCCGCGGACGCCCCGAGCGCCGCCCTGGCCTCCAAGCGGCTGGGCATCACCATGCAGGCCCAGCAGAAGAACAACTGGTGCTGGGCAGCCGGCGGCAACACCATCGCCACCTGGTTCGGCCGCAACTACAGCCAGAACCAGTTCTGCAACGCCGCCTTCAACCGCCAGCAGGGCACCGAGTGCCCCAACAACCAGGCCACCCTCGGCAACGTCCAGACCGCGCTGCGCTGGGCCGGCATCAACTCCGGCAGCTACGTGACCGGCTGGCTCCAGTACTCCACCGTGCAGAGCGAGATCAACGCCAACCGCCCCATAGAGACCCGCATCCAGTGGTCCAACGGCGGCGGCCACATGCACGTCCTCTACGGCTACGACACCGCGAGCAACTGGGTCTACTGGGGCGACCCCTGGCCCTCCAGCGACCGCTACAACTGGGCCTCCCACGCCTGGTACGTGGACAACAGCACCTTCTCCTGGACCCACTCCCTCTACCGGATCGGGGCGTGA
- the whiA gene encoding DNA-binding protein WhiA — protein MAMTPAVKDEISRLPVTRTCCRKAEVSAILRFAGGLHLVSGRIVIEAELDTGIAARRLRKDILEIFGHSSDLVVMAPGGLRRGSRFVVRVVAGGDQLARQTGLVDGRGRPIRGLPPQVVSGATCDAEAAWRGAFLAHGSLTEPGRSSSLEVTCPGPEAALALVGAARRLSIAAKAREVRGVDRVVVRDGDAIGALLTRLGAHESVLAWEERRMRREVRATANRLANFDDANLRRSARAAVAAGARVQRALEILGEEVPEHLAAAGRLRMEHKQASLEELGALADPPLTKDAVAGRIRRLLAMADKRAQDLGIPGTESNLDLSEELADNMAG, from the coding sequence ATGGCGATGACGCCCGCGGTGAAGGATGAGATCTCACGCCTCCCCGTCACCCGGACCTGCTGCAGGAAGGCGGAGGTCTCGGCGATCCTGCGGTTCGCGGGCGGCCTGCACCTGGTGAGCGGCCGCATCGTCATCGAGGCGGAGCTGGACACCGGGATCGCGGCCCGACGGCTGCGCAAGGACATCCTGGAGATCTTCGGCCACTCCTCCGACCTGGTGGTCATGGCCCCGGGCGGGCTGCGCCGGGGCAGCCGCTTCGTCGTGCGCGTCGTCGCGGGCGGGGACCAGCTGGCACGCCAGACGGGCCTCGTGGACGGCCGCGGCCGCCCCATCCGGGGTCTTCCCCCGCAGGTGGTCTCCGGCGCCACCTGCGACGCGGAGGCGGCCTGGCGCGGTGCCTTCCTGGCCCACGGCTCCCTCACCGAACCGGGACGCTCCTCCTCCCTGGAGGTCACCTGCCCCGGCCCGGAGGCGGCCCTGGCCCTGGTGGGCGCCGCCCGCAGGCTCTCCATCGCCGCCAAGGCGCGCGAGGTACGCGGCGTGGACCGGGTCGTGGTCCGCGACGGCGACGCGATCGGCGCCCTGCTGACCCGCCTCGGCGCCCACGAGTCGGTGCTGGCCTGGGAGGAGCGGCGGATGCGGCGCGAGGTGCGCGCCACCGCCAACCGCCTCGCCAACTTCGACGACGCCAACCTGCGCCGCTCGGCACGGGCCGCGGTGGCCGCCGGCGCCCGGGTCCAGCGCGCGCTGGAGATCCTCGGCGAGGAGGTCCCCGAGCACCTCGCCGCGGCCGGCCGGCTGCGCATGGAGCACAAGCAGGCCTCCCTGGAGGAGCTGGGCGCGCTCGCCGACCCGCCGCTGACCAAGGACGCCGTCGCCGGCCGGATCCGCCGCCTGCTGGCGATGGCCGACAAGCGGGCCCAGGACCTCGGCATTCCGGGCACCGAGTCGAACCTGGACCTCAGCGAGGAACTGGCCGACAACATGGCCGGCTGA
- a CDS encoding gluconeogenesis factor YvcK family protein, with protein sequence MTGRTLRLRRLRRLTPGRGEEGEGRAGRRAASKVAAPKVVALGGGMGLSASLAALRRITGELTAVVTVADDGGSSGRLREELSVLPPGDLRKALAALCGDDDWGQTWARVIQHRFQSEGDLHGHAVGNLLIVALWEQLGDPVQALDLVGKLLGAQGRVLPMSAVPLELQALVKGHDPARPDEVDTVRGQATVALTPGEVLSVQVVPTDPPAVPEAVAAVLDADWVVLGPGSWFSSVIPHLLVPELLDALVQTKARRVLSLNLAPQPGETEGFSPQRHLEVLARHAPKLALDVVLADEAAVPDRESLADAAKRFGAAVELAPVARQDGSPKHDPELLAAAYDRIFRMHGRIGPWR encoded by the coding sequence GTGACCGGACGCACCCTGCGGCTGCGCCGCCTGCGCCGTCTGACCCCCGGACGGGGCGAGGAGGGCGAAGGCCGCGCCGGCCGCCGCGCGGCGTCGAAGGTGGCCGCGCCCAAGGTCGTCGCCCTCGGCGGCGGCATGGGCCTGTCGGCCTCCCTCGCCGCGCTGCGCCGGATCACCGGCGAGCTCACGGCCGTGGTCACCGTCGCGGACGACGGCGGCTCCAGCGGACGGCTCCGGGAGGAGCTGAGCGTGCTGCCGCCGGGCGACCTGCGCAAGGCGCTGGCCGCGCTGTGCGGCGACGACGACTGGGGCCAGACCTGGGCCCGGGTCATCCAGCACCGCTTCCAGTCCGAGGGCGATCTGCACGGGCACGCGGTCGGCAACCTGCTGATCGTCGCCCTCTGGGAGCAGCTCGGCGACCCCGTCCAGGCCCTCGACCTGGTCGGGAAGCTGCTCGGCGCGCAGGGCCGGGTGCTGCCGATGTCGGCGGTGCCGCTGGAGCTCCAGGCGCTGGTCAAGGGGCACGACCCGGCCCGCCCGGACGAGGTCGACACGGTCCGGGGGCAGGCCACGGTGGCCCTCACACCCGGCGAGGTGCTCTCGGTGCAGGTCGTGCCGACGGACCCGCCGGCCGTGCCGGAGGCCGTCGCCGCCGTGCTCGACGCCGACTGGGTGGTGCTGGGCCCGGGGTCCTGGTTCTCCTCCGTGATCCCGCACCTGCTCGTGCCGGAGCTGCTGGACGCGCTGGTACAGACCAAGGCCCGGCGGGTCCTGTCACTGAACCTGGCGCCGCAGCCCGGCGAAACCGAGGGCTTCTCTCCGCAGCGTCATTTGGAGGTTTTGGCCCGACACGCCCCTAAACTCGCCCTGGACGTGGTGCTGGCCGACGAGGCCGCCGTGCCCGACCGCGAGTCCCTCGCCGATGCCGCGAAACGGTTCGGTGCCGCGGTCGAGCTGGCTCCCGTGGCCAGACAGGACGGTTCTCCGAAGCACGATCCGGAGCTGCTGGCCGCCGCGTACGACCGTATTTTTCGGATGCATGGAAGGATCGGCCCATGGCGATGA
- the rapZ gene encoding RNase adapter RapZ — protein MTQHETAQTTEHANEHDRDGAQVSTGTTVEPGDNAETAIPELVIISGMSGAGRSTAAKCLEDLGWFVVDNLPPALIPTMVELGARSQGNVARIAVVVDVRGRQFFDALRESLSDLEARGVTRRIVFLESSDDALVRRFESVRRPHPLQGDGRIVDGIAAERDLLRELRGDADLVIDTSSLNVHELRAKMDAQFAGDEEPELRATVMSFGFKYGLPVDADLVVDCRFIPNPHWVPELRPFTGLNEEVSGYVFSQPGAKEFLDRYTELLQLIAAGYRREGKRYVTIAVGCTGGKHRSVAMSEKLAARLASEGVETVVVHRDMGRE, from the coding sequence ATGACCCAGCACGAGACCGCACAGACGACCGAGCACGCGAACGAGCACGACCGAGACGGAGCACAGGTGAGTACGGGCACGACCGTGGAGCCCGGCGACAACGCCGAGACCGCCATCCCCGAGCTGGTGATCATCTCCGGGATGTCCGGAGCCGGCCGCAGTACGGCGGCCAAGTGTCTGGAGGACCTCGGCTGGTTCGTCGTCGACAACCTCCCGCCGGCGCTGATCCCCACCATGGTGGAGCTCGGCGCCCGCTCCCAGGGCAACGTCGCGCGGATCGCCGTCGTCGTCGACGTCCGCGGCCGCCAGTTCTTCGACGCCCTGCGCGAGTCCCTCTCCGACCTGGAGGCCCGCGGGGTCACCCGGCGCATCGTCTTCCTGGAGTCCTCCGACGACGCGCTGGTCCGCCGCTTCGAGTCGGTCCGCCGCCCGCACCCCCTCCAGGGCGACGGCCGCATCGTCGACGGCATCGCCGCCGAGCGCGACCTGCTGCGCGAGCTGCGCGGTGACGCCGACCTGGTCATCGACACCTCCAGCCTGAACGTGCACGAGCTGCGCGCCAAGATGGACGCCCAGTTCGCGGGCGACGAGGAGCCCGAGCTGCGGGCCACCGTCATGTCCTTCGGCTTCAAGTACGGGCTGCCCGTCGACGCCGACCTCGTCGTCGACTGCCGCTTCATCCCCAACCCGCACTGGGTCCCGGAGCTGCGCCCCTTCACCGGGCTCAACGAGGAGGTGTCGGGCTACGTCTTCAGCCAGCCCGGCGCCAAGGAGTTCCTCGACCGCTACACCGAGCTGCTCCAGCTCATCGCCGCCGGCTACCGCCGCGAGGGCAAGCGGTACGTGACCATCGCCGTCGGCTGCACCGGCGGCAAGCACCGCAGCGTGGCCATGTCGGAGAAGCTCGCCGCCCGCCTCGCCTCCGAGGGAGTCGAGACCGTCGTCGTCCACCGGGACATGGGGCGCGAGTGA
- a CDS encoding Rieske (2Fe-2S) protein — translation MSAQQPAARRTVLKGAAALAGAVGAGAVLTACSTASDSGAGSPAVPKEPVELGGAADVPVGGAKLFRERKVVVSCQAEGQYKAFSAQCTHAGCVLDKIVEGEGNCPCHGSRFDVTTGKVLRGPATDPLPAVPVKVENGKLIAG, via the coding sequence ATGTCCGCGCAGCAGCCCGCCGCCCGCCGTACCGTCCTCAAGGGCGCCGCCGCGCTCGCCGGGGCCGTGGGCGCGGGGGCGGTGCTCACCGCGTGCTCCACCGCGAGCGACAGCGGCGCCGGCAGCCCGGCCGTCCCGAAGGAGCCGGTCGAGCTGGGCGGCGCGGCCGACGTCCCGGTCGGCGGCGCGAAGCTGTTCCGCGAGCGCAAGGTCGTCGTCAGCTGCCAGGCCGAGGGCCAGTACAAGGCGTTCAGCGCCCAGTGCACGCACGCCGGCTGCGTCCTGGACAAGATCGTCGAGGGCGAGGGCAACTGCCCCTGCCACGGCAGCCGCTTCGACGTCACCACCGGCAAGGTCCTGCGCGGTCCGGCCACCGACCCGCTGCCGGCGGTCCCGGTCAAGGTGGAGAACGGCAAGCTGATCGCGGGCTAG
- a CDS encoding ArsR/SmtB family transcription factor encodes MPVEIRLSAAEVARVRLAVSPLAETVFGVRAALGAGGHEVHRPWVREAQPVLAAEPELPLLRTLLGGCLPSFLFPVPGERLPAFGTELADLRETDPAFVTAECAALGARAGRLPEPAALLERVAGALARCHSRLVAPHWGRMRAVLEADLTRRAVTLADCGVEGLLAQLHRDVVWREGELVVHGRRRAGAVCTIEAGGHGLVLMPSVFGWPDVVVDHSPRTAASIRYPASGVGLLWEEPRPTSAGLAAVLGRTRAALLAELGEPLSTPDLAARLGVTASAVSQHLGALRGAGLVTTRRTGRSAVHLRTRTGTALTGGAAGPAGPADDRP; translated from the coding sequence ATGCCGGTGGAGATCCGCCTCTCGGCGGCCGAGGTGGCGCGGGTACGGCTCGCGGTGTCGCCGCTCGCCGAGACCGTGTTCGGCGTACGGGCGGCGCTCGGTGCCGGCGGGCACGAGGTGCACCGGCCCTGGGTGCGCGAGGCGCAGCCGGTGCTGGCGGCGGAACCGGAGCTGCCGTTGCTGCGGACGCTGCTCGGGGGCTGCCTGCCGTCGTTCCTGTTCCCCGTGCCCGGGGAACGCCTTCCCGCGTTCGGCACCGAGCTCGCGGACCTGCGGGAGACGGACCCCGCGTTCGTGACGGCCGAGTGCGCCGCGCTGGGCGCCCGGGCGGGACGGCTGCCGGAGCCGGCGGCGCTGCTGGAACGGGTGGCGGGTGCGCTGGCGCGCTGTCATTCCCGGCTGGTGGCCCCGCACTGGGGGCGGATGCGGGCCGTGCTGGAGGCGGACCTCACGCGACGGGCGGTGACGCTGGCCGACTGCGGGGTGGAAGGCCTCCTCGCGCAGCTGCACCGGGATGTGGTCTGGCGGGAGGGCGAGTTGGTGGTGCACGGACGCCGCCGTGCGGGCGCGGTGTGCACGATCGAGGCGGGCGGGCACGGGCTGGTGCTGATGCCGTCCGTCTTCGGCTGGCCGGACGTCGTCGTAGACCACTCCCCGCGCACGGCCGCCTCCATCCGCTATCCGGCGTCCGGTGTCGGACTGCTCTGGGAGGAGCCCCGTCCGACGTCCGCCGGGCTCGCCGCCGTCCTCGGCCGCACCCGCGCCGCGCTGCTCGCCGAACTGGGCGAGCCGCTCAGCACCCCCGACCTCGCCGCCCGCCTGGGCGTCACCGCGAGCGCCGTCTCCCAGCACTTGGGGGCGCTCCGCGGGGCGGGCCTGGTGACGACCCGCCGCACGGGCCGTTCCGCCGTACACCTGCGCACCCGCACGGGCACGGCCCTCACCGGCGGAGCGGCCGGACCGGCGGGCCCGGCCGACGACAGACCCTAG